The Holophagales bacterium genome has a segment encoding these proteins:
- a CDS encoding DUF2911 domain-containing protein, producing MTRTPLRLAPALIPALALALAAPAAAERLAGPPSGDNQKASVSQWIGPVEVGITYNSPKVTAPDGTDRRGKIWGGLVPYGMSKDSFGSCGDECPWRAGANENTVFRVSHDVQVEGQPLAAGSYGLFMVPGPEEFTIIFSKNSTSWGHYFYTSKEDALRVKVKPRKAPYTHWMTFDFVERKPEEATVVLRWDELEIPIRVQVSDVNEVYLGQMRNQLRNATGFDWQSWEQAAQFCLGKKINLAEALKWAEHAATPGFTGQENFRTLSTLSQAQAANGRADAAKATMQKALEHPTATVIDLHMYGRQLQAQKKTDEAVAVYLLNAKRHPDVWPVNVGLARAYSAQGKTKEALAAAKKALAQAPDDGNRNNLKNLIATLEAGKPVN from the coding sequence ATGACCCGAACTCCGCTCCGGCTCGCGCCGGCCCTCATCCCTGCCCTCGCCCTGGCCCTGGCCGCCCCCGCCGCCGCCGAGCGGCTCGCCGGTCCGCCGAGCGGCGACAACCAGAAGGCGTCGGTCTCCCAGTGGATCGGCCCCGTCGAGGTCGGAATCACCTACAACAGCCCGAAGGTGACGGCTCCCGACGGCACCGACCGCCGCGGAAAAATCTGGGGAGGCCTCGTCCCGTACGGGATGTCGAAGGATTCGTTCGGCAGCTGCGGCGACGAATGCCCCTGGCGGGCCGGCGCCAACGAGAACACCGTCTTTCGCGTGTCGCACGACGTGCAGGTCGAGGGTCAGCCGCTCGCGGCCGGCTCCTACGGCCTCTTCATGGTCCCCGGTCCCGAGGAGTTCACGATCATCTTCTCGAAGAACTCCACGTCGTGGGGACACTACTTCTACACCTCGAAGGAAGATGCCCTGCGCGTGAAGGTCAAGCCCCGCAAGGCCCCGTACACGCACTGGATGACCTTCGACTTCGTCGAGAGGAAGCCGGAGGAGGCCACCGTCGTCCTCCGCTGGGACGAGCTGGAGATTCCGATCCGGGTCCAGGTGTCCGACGTGAATGAGGTCTACCTGGGACAGATGCGGAACCAGCTGCGCAACGCGACCGGCTTCGACTGGCAGTCGTGGGAGCAGGCGGCGCAGTTCTGCCTCGGAAAGAAGATCAACCTCGCCGAGGCGCTGAAGTGGGCCGAGCACGCGGCGACCCCGGGCTTCACCGGCCAGGAGAACTTCCGGACGCTCTCCACGCTCTCCCAGGCGCAGGCGGCCAACGGCCGGGCCGACGCGGCGAAGGCGACGATGCAGAAGGCGCTCGAGCACCCGACGGCGACCGTCATCGATCTCCACATGTACGGCCGGCAGCTCCAGGCGCAGAAGAAGACCGACGAGGCCGTCGCCGTCTACCTCCTCAACGCGAAGAGGCACCCGGACGTGTGGCCGGTGAACGTCGGCCTCGCCCGCGCCTACTCCGCCCAGGGGAAGACGAAGGAAGCCCTCGCGGCGGCGAAGAAGGCCCTCGCCCAGGCGCCGGACGACGGGAACCGCAACAACCTGAAGAACCTCATCGCCACCCTCGAGGCGGGCAAACCCGTCAACTGA